A stretch of Lactuca sativa cultivar Salinas chromosome 6, Lsat_Salinas_v11, whole genome shotgun sequence DNA encodes these proteins:
- the LOC111901837 gene encoding nucleobase-ascorbate transporter 3 yields MVENGHGHGHGHGHHHPPSAAPPPSIIHPPLGAARGPAFPPSEQLLQLNYCIHSNPSWGQTVLLAFQHYIVMLGSVVMIATMLVPQMGGNHGDKARVIQATLFMSGLNTLLQTLIGTRLPTVMGPSFAYLLPVLSIINDFADEDFPSEHQRFLHTMRAIQGSLIVSSFINIILGFSRAWGDFTRLFSPVIIVAYICVVGLGLSGRGFPQLGNCVEIGLPMLIFLVVFQQYMKHLHNRAHPILERFALLFCVALVWAFAALLTVAGAYNNVGNKTKLSCRTDRSYLMESAPWIKMSYPFQWGTPIFRASHVFGMMGAVLVTTVESTGTFIAASRFSGATPPPAHVLSRSIGFQGIGQLLDGAFGSIVGTTASVENVGLLGLTHVGSRRVVQVSAAFMFFFSIFGKFGAFFASIPLPIFAAIYCVLYGLVAAVGVTFIQFTNNNSMRNIYILGLSLFLGISIPQYFVMHTDLVTGRGPVNSDGVWFNDILNTIFSSPPVVAMIVGTILDNTLDAHDSREDRGVPWWVPFQHRKGDSRNEEFYSFPLRIHEYMPNRYL; encoded by the exons ATGGTGGAAAACGGGCACGGGCATGGACACGGACACGGACACCATCACCCACCATCCGCGGCGCCTCCGCCGTCCATCATCCACCCGCCGTTGGGTGCTGCTAGAGGACCTGCTTTTCCACCCTCCGAACAGCTTCTCCAGCTAAACTACTGCATCCATTCCAATCCTTCATGGG GTCAAACTGTTTTGCTGGCATTCCAACATTATATTGTGATGCTTGGAAGTGTTGTTATGATCGCTACCATGCTTGTACCTCAAATGGGTGGTAATCAT GGTGATAAGGCTCGTGTAATTCAAGCTACACTCTTTATGTCTGGATTGAATACCCTTTTACAAACTTTAATCGGTACTAGACTTCCTACGGTCATGGGACCATCCTTTGCCTACCTCCTACCCGTGTTGTCAATCATAAATGATTTTGCAGATGAAGACTTTCCATCTGAGCATCAG AGATTTCTCCACACTATGAGGGCTATTCAAGGATCCCTAATAGTATCTTCATTCATCAATATAATTCTTGGATTTAGTCGGGCGTGGGGAGATTTTACAAG GCTATTTAGTCCTGTTATTATTGTCGCATATATTTGTGTAGTCGGTCTTGGTTTATCCGGACGGGGGTTTCCTCAG CTTGGAAATTGTGTGGAGATAGGTCTGCCTATGCTTATATTTTTGGTCGTCTTTCAACAG TATATGAAGCACCTCCATAATAGGGCTCATCCAATTCTTGAGAGATTTGCTTTACTCTTTTGCGTTGCACTTGTGTGGGCTTTTGCTGCTCTACTCACTGTAGCCGGTGCCTATAACAATGTTGGTAACAAAACCAAACTTAGTTGCCGGACCGATCGTTCATACCTCATGGAATCTGCTCCATG GATCAAAATGTCGTATCCATTTCAATGGGGAACTCCTATATTTAGAGCAAGTCATGTTTTTGGTATGATGGGGGCGGTTCTTGTTACAACTGTAGag tcgACAGGAACTTTTATTGCCGCATCACGTTTCTCAGGTGCCACACCCCCTCCAGCACATGTTCTTAGCCGAAGCATTGGTTTTCAA GGTATTGGCCAGCTACTTGATGGGGCATTCGGTTCAATAGTTGGGACTACTGCATCTGT AGAAAATGTCGGACTTCTTGGTCTAACTCATGTTGGAAGTCGAAGAGTAGTTCAAGTCTCAGCTGCTTTCATGTTTTTCTTCTCCATATTCG ggAAATTTGGGGCATTCTTTGCATCAATCCCGTTACCAATATTTGCAGCCATTTATTGTGTCCTGTATGGTCTTGTTG CTGCGGTTGGAGTTACATTTATTCAATTCACAAACAATAATTCAATGAGAAACATCTACATATTGGGATTATCTTTATTCTTAGGAATATCCATACCCCAATATTTTGTTATGCACACTGATCTTGTCACGGGTCGTGGACCTGTAAATTCTGATGGTGTTTGG TTCAATGATATATTGAACACCATATTCTCTTCACCTCCGGTGGTGGCAATGATAGTGGGGACAATACTGGACAACACGTTGGATGCACATGATTCACGTGAGGACAGAGGTGTGCCATGGTGGGTCCCTTTCCAACACAGGAAAGGCGATAGTAGAAACGAAGAGTTTTATAGTTTTCCTCTAAGGATTCATGAGTATATGCCTAATAGATATCTATGA